TCCCACAGACCTTCTTCGGGTGGAGTTCCGGTGGCTTCCACTTCCACAGGACCTGTGCCGTCCGCTCCGAGCCACCACATCGCGCAGCTCATAACGTGGGCGCCGCGGTCCCGAATCTGTCCGCCACCTGATTCCAACAGCCAGCGAAACACCCCATGCAAATACCGCTTGTTATAGGGTCGCCAGCGCAGCGGGCCGAGCCACAAATCCCAGTCCAGCTCCGGTGGTGGATCGGAATCGGGCGTGTGACTTTTATCGACTGGGCTTGGATAATGCCAACAATCGACCCGATAAACCCGCCCGATGTTGCCGTTGACGAGATACCGGTGTGCCAGGTACGCTTCGGGCTGCGAACGGCCCTGGGAGCCGATCTGGCTGGCGATCTTGTTTCGCCGGGCCGCTTCGATCATGGCCTTTCCTTCTTCGATGGTGCAACAGGCGGGTTTCTCACAATAGATGTGTTTGCCACATTCAGCAGCATGGACGAATTGCACGCCGTGCCAGTGATCGGGTGTCGCGATCACCACGGCGTCCACGTCCTTGCGTTCCAGGATGTAGCGATAGTCACGGTACACGTCGGCCTGGGGACCCACGAGTTTGGAAGCCTGTTCGAGTCGCGTATCATCGACATCACAAATGGCCACGTGTTCGCACAGGCCGGCGTCTCGCAGCCCTCTCATTTCGCCGTATAACCCTCGTCCTCTCCCACCCATACCGATATGCGCGACGCGGATTCGCTCATTGGCGCCGGGCTTCCCATTGGACGCGAGGGCGCCGGGGGAGATCAGTTCTGGAATGGCCACACTTCCGGCTGCCACTCCTAGTCCGGCCGTCTTCAGAAACTCGCGGCGTTTGACTCTTTTTCCATTACCGGGCATCACAAATCCTCCATTGCTAAAGAACACGGCCAGCGGGCTGGGGGAGGCCTTTGGCGCTGGTGCGATCGACGGCATTACTTTATCCGCTCAAGCAGCGCGTAGCAACAACCGGGAAGGAGGGTGCGTGACAAAATCCCCCCCTTTTGGTGGGCAACTCTGCGCCGTTGGCCACAGGCGGCGGTCACGGAATTCCGTGGGTCAACCGCCGGTCAGAAGCTCCTTACGGAATCTCGGAGCCTGATGAAGCGGGCCGGCTGTGACTCGCCAGGCTTGTCGTAACTCATTGTCGAAGAATAACTTGCAGCTTTGCCCGGGACTCTGTGGGGAATGCGGTGGCACAGTTGGCGCTCAATTTGCTTAAACCAAAGCAGCCCTCCCACCAACGACCCGCCTGAAACGAACTTAGCGCTTGTGGTCAGGAGTGTGTACAATGATCTGTGTCCGAAAATTTCGCAAGCGAGCTCGTTCGGTTGGCCGCCGTCGCGGTTTGTTGCCGAACGTGCTTTCTCGAAAAGCCGTACTGAAAATGGACGCGCTTGCTGGACACCAAGATTGGCAAGGTCAGGGGCCGCCCCGACCGGAATGGTCCGATGAGGACCTCATTCGCGAGTACCAGATGACTGGTTCTCCGCAGGCGTTTGAGGAACTGGTCCGTCGGTACGAACGCGAATTGTTCAATTATTTGTGCCAGTACCTGCGCGACCCGGAAATGGCCGAGGACGCTTTCCAGGCCACTTTTCTTCAGGTCCACCGCAAGTGTCATCAATTTGACGCAGGACGACGGTTCCGCCCGTGGTTGTACGCAGTCGCCACCAACCAGGCCATTGATGCCCAGCGACGGAGCCGCCGTCATCGCTTGGTGAGTCTGGATCAGCGAACCTTCGGCCAGCTGACCGAGAATGAGACAGGCGCGTTGGTGGACATCGTGGAAGGGGCGGAGCTCGACCCCGAAGAACGACTTGAACTCAGTGAGCGTAAAGAGGATGTGCAGCAGGCCCTGGAACACTTACCGCCCGCTCTGCGGGAGGTGATCCTTCTGGTGTACTATCAGGGGCTTAAATATCGGGAGGCTGCAGAAATTCTCAATATTCCGGTGGGGACTGTCAAAAGTCGCCTGCACTCCGCGATTCGCAAACTTGAACATCATTTAAAGCTGCCTCAGTCGCCAAGCCATGCCTGACCATCTGGAAGCCCAGTTAATCGGCTACCTCCTCAATGCACTGGATGAAGAGGAGCGCGAGCAACTGGAA
This is a stretch of genomic DNA from Thermogutta terrifontis. It encodes these proteins:
- a CDS encoding Gfo/Idh/MocA family protein, producing MPGNGKRVKRREFLKTAGLGVAAGSVAIPELISPGALASNGKPGANERIRVAHIGMGGRGRGLYGEMRGLRDAGLCEHVAICDVDDTRLEQASKLVGPQADVYRDYRYILERKDVDAVVIATPDHWHGVQFVHAAECGKHIYCEKPACCTIEEGKAMIEAARRNKIASQIGSQGRSQPEAYLAHRYLVNGNIGRVYRVDCWHYPSPVDKSHTPDSDPPPELDWDLWLGPLRWRPYNKRYLHGVFRWLLESGGGQIRDRGAHVMSCAMWWLGADGTGPVEVEATGTPPEEGLWDSCVEMKVTYVFKNPDWILTWNQPGEPVPPEERTGKEPGGKITRPGYGAVYRGEKGTMVHWGGDGGTWVERKVREWVPPPGAKDVYKSPGHFEDWFEGIRTGKKTIMDVEAGVGVAFLCILGNLSYMLGRKLHWDPVKQEIIGDEQARRLMVRPQRHPYHL
- a CDS encoding RNA polymerase sigma factor — translated: MICVRKFRKRARSVGRRRGLLPNVLSRKAVLKMDALAGHQDWQGQGPPRPEWSDEDLIREYQMTGSPQAFEELVRRYERELFNYLCQYLRDPEMAEDAFQATFLQVHRKCHQFDAGRRFRPWLYAVATNQAIDAQRRSRRHRLVSLDQRTFGQLTENETGALVDIVEGAELDPEERLELSERKEDVQQALEHLPPALREVILLVYYQGLKYREAAEILNIPVGTVKSRLHSAIRKLEHHLKLPQSPSHA